In a genomic window of Virgibacillus sp. SK37:
- a CDS encoding DUF6262 family protein, giving the protein MASFDREEQLRRLHEKRKQETKDKVEKAIKRLIKSSKAINFNSVAKEAGVSKATLYNHSALKERINFLRNQQEEKFVDSRIKRDENNQNAVIASLKRRIEKLEKKNKELELENKQLSENEKEKLANYFESI; this is encoded by the coding sequence ATGGCTAGTTTTGATCGTGAGGAGCAATTAAGGCGGCTACATGAAAAGAGAAAGCAAGAAACTAAAGATAAGGTTGAAAAAGCTATTAAACGCCTTATAAAGAGTTCTAAGGCAATTAACTTTAATAGCGTAGCGAAAGAAGCTGGAGTGAGCAAAGCAACGCTGTATAACCATTCAGCTCTTAAAGAGCGTATCAATTTCTTACGAAATCAACAAGAAGAAAAGTTTGTAGATTCAAGGATAAAACGGGATGAAAATAATCAAAACGCTGTAATAGCTTCACTTAAAAGAAGGATTGAAAAACTGGAGAAAAAGAATAAAGAACTTGAACTAGAAAATAAGCAATTAAGTGAAAATGAAAAAGAAAAGCTGGCTAACTATTTTGAGAGTATATAA
- a CDS encoding metalloregulator ArsR/SmtB family transcription factor, translating into MMKDMCEVTCIHEDKVNRAKKDLAKQNPMDVAKVFKALSDDTRVKIAYVLSLEGELCVCDVANIIESSTATASHHLRLLKNLGIATYRKEGKLVYYSLDDEHVKQLVEKAFEHQKEATKVG; encoded by the coding sequence ATGATGAAAGATATGTGTGAAGTTACCTGTATTCACGAAGATAAAGTAAACAGGGCTAAAAAAGACCTTGCTAAACAGAATCCTATGGATGTAGCGAAAGTTTTCAAGGCTCTGTCAGATGATACAAGGGTTAAAATTGCTTACGTTTTATCTTTAGAGGGAGAGTTATGTGTTTGTGATGTAGCGAATATTATTGAATCTTCAACGGCTACGGCATCCCATCATTTAAGATTATTGAAAAACCTAGGTATAGCAACATACCGTAAAGAAGGAAAATTAGTCTATTATTCACTAGATGATGAGCATGTTAAACAGCTCGTAGAAAAAGCCTTCGAGCATCAGAAGGAGGCTACGAAAGTTGGATAA
- a CDS encoding heavy metal translocating P-type ATPase, with product MDNTAKTLIEDKNVYRVEGFSCANCAGKFEKNVKQLPGVQDAKVNFGASKIDVFGNATVEELEEAGAFENLKVVPEKARRRVEPVVIEDKNVYRVEGFSCANCAGKFEKNVKQLSGVQDAKVNFGASKIDVFGNTSLEELEKAGAFENLKVFPEKLANQTTKETREDNKVQKEEKIPFYKKHSTLLFATLLIAFGYLSHFVNGEDNLVTSMLFVGSIVIGGYSLFKVGFQNLIRFDFDMKTLMTVAVIGAAIIGEWAEASIVVILFAISEALERFSMDRARQSIRSLMDIAPKEALVRRNGQEIMIHVDDIVVGDIMIVKPGQKIAMDGLVVNGLSAVNQAAITGESVPVSKTVDDEVFAGTLNEEGLLEVKITKYVEDTTIAKIIHLVEEAQGERAPAQAFVDKFAKYYTPIIMVIAALVAVVPPLFFGGGWDTWVYQGLAVLVVGCPCALVISTPISIVSAIGNAAKKGVLIKGGAYLEELGAIKAIAFDKTGTLTKGVPVVTDFKVLNNQVEEKELFSIITALEYRSQHPLASAIMQRAEQDNIPYSNVQVEDFTSITGRGIKGVVNGTTYYIGSPRLFKELNVSDFSLEFENNVKILQNQGKTAMIIGTEQTILGVIAVADEVRETSKNVIQKLHQLGIKQTIMLTGDNQGTANAIGAHVGVSDIQSELMPQDKLDFIKKMQSEHGNVAMIGDGVNDAPALAASTVGIAMGGAGTDTAIETADIALMGDDLSKLPFAVRLSRKTLNIIKANITFAIGIKLIALLLVIPGWLTLWIAILSDMGATILVALNSLRLMRVKDK from the coding sequence TTGGATAATACAGCAAAAACCTTAATAGAAGATAAAAATGTTTATCGTGTGGAGGGTTTCTCCTGTGCAAACTGTGCAGGGAAATTCGAAAAAAATGTAAAACAACTACCAGGAGTACAGGATGCTAAAGTCAATTTTGGAGCTTCTAAAATTGATGTATTTGGAAATGCAACCGTTGAAGAACTAGAAGAGGCTGGTGCTTTCGAGAATCTTAAAGTGGTACCAGAGAAAGCAAGAAGACGGGTCGAACCTGTGGTAATTGAAGATAAAAATGTTTATCGTGTTGAGGGATTTTCCTGTGCAAACTGTGCTGGAAAGTTTGAAAAAAATGTAAAACAACTATCAGGAGTTCAGGATGCAAAAGTAAACTTTGGAGCTTCTAAAATTGATGTTTTCGGAAATACAAGCCTTGAAGAGCTTGAAAAAGCAGGTGCTTTCGAGAATCTTAAAGTATTTCCTGAAAAACTGGCGAATCAAACGACAAAAGAGACCAGAGAGGACAACAAGGTTCAAAAAGAAGAGAAAATACCATTTTATAAAAAACATAGTACATTACTGTTTGCCACATTACTAATTGCTTTTGGTTACCTTTCTCACTTTGTAAATGGAGAAGATAACCTCGTAACTTCCATGTTATTTGTAGGTTCAATTGTAATTGGCGGATATTCACTATTTAAAGTTGGTTTTCAAAATTTGATACGCTTTGATTTCGACATGAAAACCCTGATGACAGTTGCCGTTATTGGAGCTGCCATCATCGGTGAATGGGCAGAGGCGTCCATTGTTGTCATTCTGTTTGCAATCAGTGAAGCTCTTGAACGTTTCTCTATGGACAGAGCAAGACAGTCCATTCGTTCATTGATGGATATTGCCCCAAAAGAAGCACTTGTTAGACGAAATGGTCAGGAAATAATGATCCATGTAGATGATATTGTTGTAGGCGATATTATGATTGTCAAACCAGGGCAAAAAATTGCCATGGATGGGCTAGTTGTTAATGGCTTGTCGGCTGTCAATCAGGCAGCTATAACAGGAGAATCAGTCCCTGTTTCCAAAACGGTAGATGATGAAGTATTTGCAGGTACGCTTAACGAAGAGGGATTACTTGAAGTAAAAATCACCAAATATGTAGAAGATACAACCATTGCCAAAATTATTCATCTTGTTGAAGAAGCACAAGGGGAGCGTGCTCCAGCCCAAGCATTCGTAGATAAGTTTGCAAAATATTACACTCCGATCATTATGGTTATTGCAGCCTTGGTTGCAGTCGTTCCACCTTTATTCTTTGGTGGAGGTTGGGATACATGGGTTTACCAAGGATTAGCAGTACTTGTAGTTGGGTGTCCTTGTGCATTAGTAATTTCTACTCCAATTTCGATTGTTTCGGCAATTGGAAATGCTGCTAAAAAAGGTGTGTTGATTAAAGGCGGTGCCTATTTGGAGGAATTGGGAGCCATCAAGGCAATCGCATTTGATAAAACAGGAACACTGACAAAAGGTGTACCAGTGGTAACAGATTTTAAAGTATTAAATAATCAAGTGGAAGAAAAAGAGCTATTTTCCATTATTACAGCTTTAGAATATCGTTCACAACATCCACTTGCTTCAGCAATTATGCAGAGGGCTGAGCAAGATAATATTCCTTATTCGAATGTGCAAGTGGAAGACTTCACTTCGATTACTGGGCGAGGTATAAAAGGGGTTGTAAACGGAACAACTTATTATATTGGTAGTCCCAGACTTTTTAAGGAATTAAATGTTTCCGATTTTAGCCTTGAGTTTGAAAACAATGTGAAAATCCTACAAAATCAAGGAAAAACAGCCATGATCATTGGAACGGAACAAACAATCCTCGGTGTAATTGCGGTTGCAGATGAAGTACGTGAGACAAGCAAAAATGTGATTCAAAAACTTCACCAGTTAGGAATTAAGCAAACAATAATGCTAACTGGTGATAATCAAGGTACCGCAAATGCAATTGGTGCACATGTAGGCGTATCTGATATTCAATCCGAACTGATGCCACAGGATAAATTAGATTTTATTAAAAAAATGCAATCGGAGCATGGTAACGTAGCTATGATTGGCGATGGCGTTAATGATGCTCCTGCACTTGCTGCATCCACTGTCGGAATAGCAATGGGCGGGGCTGGTACAGATACTGCAATCGAAACAGCTGATATAGCCTTAATGGGAGACGATTTAAGCAAACTTCCATTTGCAGTAAGACTCAGTCGAAAAACGCTAAATATCATCAAAGCTAACATCACTTTTGCTATTGGAATTAAATTAATTGCTTTACTATTGGTTATTCCAGGCTGGTTAACGCTTTGGATTGCTATTCTTTCAGATATGGGAGCTACTATTTTGGTAGCATTAAATAGTTTACGACTGATGAGAGTGAAGGATAAATAG
- a CDS encoding CadD family cadmium resistance transporter produces the protein MIATILTAAAVYVATGIDYLVILILLFSQVKKGQVKHIWIGQYIGTAIVIGASLLVAQGVVNLIPQQWVIGLLGLLPLYLGVKIWIKGEEDQDESSILSLFSSEKFNKLFLTMTFIVLASSADDFSIYIPYFTTLNMSEIFIASIVFLIMVGVLCYVSYRLASFDFVSETIEKYERWIVPIVFIGLGIYILFENGTFNALFSFLF, from the coding sequence ATGATCGCAACGATACTGACGGCTGCTGCGGTATATGTAGCAACAGGAATTGATTATCTCGTCATATTAATTCTTTTGTTTTCGCAAGTAAAAAAAGGTCAGGTAAAACATATTTGGATAGGACAATATATAGGGACTGCAATTGTGATAGGAGCAAGTCTTTTAGTTGCACAGGGGGTTGTGAATTTAATTCCGCAGCAATGGGTTATCGGACTACTTGGACTTTTACCACTTTACTTAGGTGTGAAAATATGGATTAAAGGAGAAGAGGATCAAGATGAAAGTAGTATTTTATCCTTATTCTCCTCTGAAAAATTTAATAAACTATTTTTGACGATGACTTTCATCGTATTGGCTTCCAGTGCGGATGACTTTTCCATTTATATACCGTACTTCACGACCTTAAATATGTCTGAAATCTTTATTGCTTCTATTGTCTTTTTAATTATGGTTGGAGTTTTGTGCTATGTCAGTTACCGTCTAGCTTCATTCGATTTTGTATCGGAAACAATTGAAAAATATGAACGTTGGATTGTACCAATTGTATTCATAGGGTTAGGGATTTATATATTGTTTGAAAATGGAACATTTAATGCTTTATTCTCATTCCTATTTTAA
- a CDS encoding NAD(P)/FAD-dependent oxidoreductase — MYDTIVIGAGQAGLSIGYYLKEYNHNYIILDKGSEVGEIWKKRYDSLILFTPRIYNSLPGMSFEGDKQGFPTKDEVVTYLKNYVERYEIPIHFHTEVVSVSKLNGNFLIKTNQGEYQAKNIVIATGPFQTPKIPLFSKEIPSTINQIHSSQYKNSSQLLDGNALVIGGGNSGAQIAVELSKERDTYLAVSKNLSYLPLVLMRKSIFFWFDKLGILKANSNSRLGRIIQKKGDPIFGFELKRAIKENEVKVKKRVIGVNKNKIKFEDNTMIKVSNIIWATGFETEFPWLQIDGVLDNEGKVIHSRGVSKIQGLYFIGLPWQYRRGSALLQGVGYDAKHIVKKIEERLY, encoded by the coding sequence ATGTATGACACAATTGTAATTGGTGCTGGTCAAGCTGGTCTTTCGATAGGCTACTATCTAAAAGAATATAATCATAACTATATTATTTTAGATAAAGGGAGCGAAGTGGGAGAAATCTGGAAAAAGAGATACGATTCTTTAATTTTATTTACCCCTCGAATTTATAACTCTTTACCTGGAATGTCTTTTGAAGGAGATAAACAAGGTTTTCCTACTAAAGATGAAGTTGTTACTTATCTAAAAAATTATGTCGAGAGATATGAGATACCAATTCATTTTCATACAGAAGTTGTAAGCGTCTCTAAGTTGAATGGTAACTTCTTAATAAAAACAAATCAAGGTGAATATCAAGCAAAAAATATTGTTATTGCAACTGGTCCTTTCCAAACACCTAAAATCCCATTATTTTCAAAAGAGATACCATCTACTATTAATCAAATTCACTCATCACAGTATAAAAATTCAAGTCAATTGTTGGATGGGAATGCGTTAGTAATAGGGGGAGGTAATAGTGGAGCACAGATAGCTGTGGAATTGTCTAAGGAAAGGGATACTTACTTAGCAGTTAGTAAAAATCTTAGTTACTTACCATTAGTTTTAATGAGAAAGAGTATTTTTTTTTGGTTTGATAAATTAGGAATATTGAAGGCAAACAGTAATTCGAGACTTGGAAGAATAATTCAAAAGAAAGGAGACCCCATATTTGGCTTTGAATTAAAACGGGCAATTAAAGAAAATGAAGTGAAAGTTAAGAAAAGGGTTATTGGTGTAAACAAAAATAAGATTAAATTTGAAGATAATACAATGATTAAAGTATCCAATATTATATGGGCAACAGGATTTGAAACCGAATTTCCTTGGTTACAAATAGATGGGGTTCTGGATAACGAAGGCAAAGTAATACATAGTAGAGGAGTATCAAAAATTCAAGGGTTATATTTCATTGGTTTACCATGGCAATATCGACGTGGATCTGCTTTATTACAAGGTGTAGGATATGATGCAAAACATATTGTTAAAAAAATAGAAGAAAGGTTATATTAA
- a CDS encoding Swt1 family HEPN domain-containing protein, which translates to MTEKNADLELMKNAYGLLYEIENSLRSYIHRKMEDYYGIHWYEVAPRKEYNRPPSRTFDSLNFSDYSSYFAIYPKAFKKIPRKFLTLLHQLYPIRNKIAHNHLLTHKEFGLLEENVAFLVNFMQSNL; encoded by the coding sequence GTGACCGAAAAAAATGCTGATTTGGAATTAATGAAAAATGCATATGGACTCTTATACGAAATAGAAAACTCTTTACGTTCATACATTCACAGAAAGATGGAAGATTACTACGGAATCCATTGGTATGAAGTAGCCCCTAGAAAGGAATATAACAGACCCCCATCACGCACATTTGATTCACTTAACTTTTCTGATTACAGTTCGTATTTCGCCATTTATCCAAAGGCCTTCAAAAAAATCCCACGTAAATTCCTTACGCTATTACACCAACTTTACCCAATCCGGAACAAGATTGCCCACAACCACTTACTTACCCATAAAGAATTTGGATTGCTAGAAGAAAACGTGGCATTTTTAGTTAACTTTATGCAAAGTAATCTATAA
- a CDS encoding YolD-like family protein yields the protein MVNDRGNIKWTSIMMPEHINLLKQMWEEKDHKKKPILDEQQVNEISLKLQLAISNDLNVSIDYYKQHDFHKINGKLIKIDLMRKYL from the coding sequence ATGGTAAATGATAGAGGCAATATCAAATGGACATCTATAATGATGCCTGAGCACATAAATCTGTTAAAGCAAATGTGGGAAGAAAAAGACCATAAGAAAAAGCCCATATTAGACGAGCAACAAGTGAATGAAATTAGTTTGAAGTTACAGTTGGCGATATCAAACGACTTGAATGTATCCATTGATTATTATAAACAGCACGATTTTCATAAGATAAATGGCAAATTAATAAAGATTGATTTAATGAGGAAGTATTTGTAA
- a CDS encoding DEAD/DEAH box helicase has product MSKTKQDINEFKGYHDVTAGSLIHILRQHGIDTSNIFTFAEKNELKPDITLNIKGKIFDNKDVYLELKRIISSPENQGKRILLVSDTGTGKSYALIKMIHELNEKVLASKSTGSASKQFAVYSCPRRALINNLKGDFESDGNSTMLTGSDGYSTFERNIIINQTPSFITTIDHAPRIIESKLQEKRRTTNKEKECAGLLVTDEIHVLSTDASFKLDRIRDHLIAERSLLDMRGISLHVTATPELLHASDYDLIIRINQEDHENPFKEAGYSILSDSTKELKSQFLRMIRFAAESDKERKLLIFIEDTSWIEEYCQQLQQYNIKAIGIMAKKESERQEKEITIIDKGNVSGDIQVILATTVLSSGVSITNNQEKDETWVLCSHNSINHELTRLTQMSHRFRNKYSAFKIFFQKADAPKQRKAFLYQTFLKEEIKKAENSKELIKKVRKKPTDYMIALDNMEQQSGLFSDDNGNLHVLTPMIQSTLIRNKTYYNYKSQDVLIRELEQRFECEFKNFDEIVVDTIGEEEGVNAGQLGLSNLSSKETLKMIIEDRNTYEQLKKEYIRFGRGGKNGLIGKIKRHAKNDLTYFIEQSVDYEIVQQVMKCHYDSNKDEKCSYLEHKAASQEVEKIKFAKDPSIQVVMYRELCDRLERANDKAEEVIFSSLTEMDQYLNDVLWILTKYYGYDLKSTNIKGEHFRNLLDYRFKKSNGKRKYTVVGFMDEQALKDKYGIKKIV; this is encoded by the coding sequence ATGAGTAAAACAAAGCAAGATATTAACGAATTCAAGGGGTATCATGACGTTACTGCAGGATCATTAATTCATATCCTGCGACAACATGGAATAGACACGAGTAATATCTTTACTTTTGCTGAGAAAAATGAGTTAAAACCTGATATTACACTAAACATTAAAGGCAAGATATTTGACAATAAAGACGTATATCTGGAGTTAAAAAGAATTATTTCTTCACCAGAAAATCAAGGGAAAAGAATTTTGCTTGTGTCAGATACCGGAACGGGAAAAAGCTATGCTTTAATTAAAATGATTCATGAACTCAACGAGAAAGTTTTAGCCTCTAAGTCCACTGGTAGTGCTTCTAAACAGTTTGCAGTATATTCATGCCCAAGAAGAGCTTTAATTAACAATTTAAAAGGTGACTTTGAAAGCGATGGTAACTCTACCATGCTAACTGGCTCTGATGGGTATAGCACTTTTGAAAGGAATATCATCATTAATCAAACCCCAAGTTTTATCACCACTATTGATCATGCCCCACGTATTATTGAATCCAAATTGCAAGAGAAAAGAAGAACAACGAATAAAGAAAAGGAATGTGCTGGCCTGCTGGTAACAGACGAAATTCATGTCCTTTCCACCGATGCGTCCTTCAAGTTGGATAGAATAAGGGACCACTTAATTGCAGAAAGATCCCTTCTGGATATGCGGGGTATTTCGCTTCATGTCACTGCCACGCCCGAACTACTTCATGCAAGTGATTATGATTTGATTATTCGAATAAACCAGGAAGATCATGAGAATCCCTTCAAGGAAGCGGGATATTCCATTCTAAGTGATTCAACTAAAGAATTAAAATCTCAATTTCTTAGAATGATACGTTTTGCTGCTGAATCCGATAAAGAAAGGAAACTTCTTATCTTTATTGAAGACACAAGCTGGATTGAAGAATATTGCCAACAGCTTCAGCAGTATAACATTAAAGCGATTGGGATTATGGCAAAAAAGGAAAGTGAGCGTCAGGAGAAGGAAATTACCATTATCGACAAGGGAAATGTTTCAGGGGATATTCAAGTAATCCTTGCTACTACCGTGCTATCGTCAGGCGTTTCAATTACCAATAATCAAGAAAAGGACGAAACATGGGTACTTTGTTCTCATAATTCCATCAATCATGAGTTAACACGTCTTACTCAAATGTCACATCGTTTTAGAAATAAGTATAGTGCCTTTAAAATCTTTTTCCAAAAAGCAGATGCACCTAAACAAAGAAAAGCATTTCTATACCAAACATTTTTGAAAGAGGAGATAAAAAAGGCAGAAAACTCAAAAGAACTAATTAAGAAGGTTAGAAAAAAACCAACTGATTACATGATAGCGTTAGATAATATGGAGCAGCAATCAGGGCTTTTCTCAGATGATAATGGAAATCTGCACGTTTTAACGCCAATGATCCAAAGCACCCTTATCCGCAACAAGACGTATTACAACTATAAGAGTCAAGATGTTTTAATCCGTGAATTAGAGCAACGATTTGAATGTGAGTTCAAAAATTTTGACGAGATTGTGGTTGATACGATTGGAGAAGAGGAAGGAGTGAATGCTGGCCAACTAGGATTATCTAATCTGTCATCAAAGGAAACTCTAAAAATGATTATTGAGGATCGAAATACGTATGAACAGTTGAAAAAGGAATATATTCGGTTTGGTCGTGGGGGAAAGAATGGACTGATTGGGAAAATTAAAAGACACGCAAAAAATGACCTCACTTACTTTATTGAGCAAAGCGTTGATTATGAAATTGTCCAACAAGTTATGAAATGTCATTATGATTCTAATAAAGATGAGAAATGTTCGTATCTTGAACATAAAGCAGCTTCTCAAGAAGTAGAAAAGATAAAGTTCGCTAAGGACCCGTCAATTCAAGTTGTAATGTACAGGGAGTTATGTGACCGTTTAGAACGGGCTAATGATAAAGCGGAAGAGGTTATATTCAGTTCCTTAACAGAAATGGATCAGTATTTAAACGATGTCCTTTGGATACTTACAAAATATTATGGTTATGATTTAAAATCTACCAATATTAAGGGTGAGCATTTTAGGAATCTATTGGATTATAGATTCAAAAAATCAAATGGAAAAAGAAAATACACAGTTGTTGGCTTTATGGATGAGCAGGCTTTGAAGGATAAGTATGGGATAAAGAAAATAGTGTAG